The following are encoded in a window of Phocoena phocoena chromosome 2, mPhoPho1.1, whole genome shotgun sequence genomic DNA:
- the CREM gene encoding cAMP-responsive element modulator isoform X6, which translates to MWWHQHSLCFRHPVEEDYSSGDQEEKVATIAETDESAESESVIDFHKHREILSRRPSYRKILNELSSDVPGVPKIEEEKSEEEGTSPNIAAMAVPTSIYQTSTGQYIAIAQGEAIQISNPGSDGVQGLQALTMTNSGAPPPGATIVQYATQSADGTQQFFVPGSQVVVQDEETELAPSHMAATTGDMPTYQIRAPTTALPQGVVMAASPGSLHSPQQLAEEATRKRELRLMKNREAAKECRRRKKEYVKCLESRVAVLEVQNKKLIEELETLKDIYSPKTD; encoded by the exons ATGTGGTGGCATCAGCACAGTCTATGTTTCAGGCATCCTGTAGAAGAGGATTATTCTTCAGGGGATCAGGAAGAAAAG GTAGCAACAATTGCAGAGACAGATGAGTCTGCAGAATCAGAAAGTGTAATTGATTTTCATAAACACAGAGAAATCCTTTCACGAAGACCCTCTTACAG aaaaatactgaATGAACTTTCCTCTGATGTGCCTGGTGTTCCCaagattgaagaagaaaaatccgAGGAAGAAGGAACGTCACCTAATATCGCTGCTATGGCAGTGCCGACTAGCATATATCAGACTAGCACGGGGCAATACA tTGCTATAGCCCAAGGTGAAGCAATCCAGATTTCTAACCCAGGATCTGATGGTGTTCAGGGACTGCAGGCATTAACAATGACAAATTCAGGAGCTCCTCCGCCAGGTGCTACAATTGTACAGTACGCAACACAGTCAGCAGATGGCACACAGCAGTTCTTTGTCCCAGGCAGCCAGGTGGTGGTTCAAG atgaggaaactgaacttgccccaagtcacatGGCTG CCACCACTGGTGACATGCCGACTTACCAGATCCGAGCTCCAACTACTGCTTTGCCACAGGGAGTAGTGATGGCTGCCTCGCCGGGAAGCCTGCACAGTCCCCAGCAACTAGCAGAGGAAGCAACACGCAAACGAGAGCTGAGGCTAATGAAAAATAG GGAAGCTGCTAAAGAATGTCGACGTCGAAAGAAAGAATATGTCAAATGTCTGGAGAGTCGAGTTGCAGTGCTGGAAGTTCAGAACAAGAAGCTCATAGAGGAACTGGAAACCTTGAAAGACATTTACTCTCCTAAAACAGATTAG
- the CREM gene encoding cAMP-responsive element modulator isoform X16 — translation MQKPIMAVTGDETATTGDMPTYQIRAPTTALPQGVVMAASPGSLHSPQQLAEEATRKRELRLMKNREAARECRRKKKEYVKCLENRVAVLENQNKTLIEELKALKDLYCRKAE, via the exons ATGCAGAAGCCCATCATGGCTGTAACTGGAGACGAAACAG CCACCACTGGTGACATGCCGACTTACCAGATCCGAGCTCCAACTACTGCTTTGCCACAGGGAGTAGTGATGGCTGCCTCGCCGGGAAGCCTGCACAGTCCCCAGCAACTAGCAGAGGAAGCAACACGCAAACGAGAGCTGAGGCTAATGAAAAATAG GGAAGCTGCCCGGGAGTGtcgcaggaagaagaaagaatatgtCAAATGTCTTGAAAACCGTGTGGCTGTGCTTGAAAACCAGAACAAGACTCTCATTGAGGAACTCAAGGCCCTCAAAGATCTTTACTGCCGTAAAGCAGAGTGA
- the CREM gene encoding cAMP-responsive element modulator isoform X8 → MWWHQHSLCFRHPVEEDYSSGDQEEKVATIAETDESAESESVIDFHKHREILSRRPSYRKILNELSSDVPGVPKIEEEKSEEEGTSPNIAAMAVPTSIYQTSTGQYTTTGDMPTYQIRAPTTALPQGVVMAASPGSLHSPQQLAEEATRKRELRLMKNREAAKECRRRKKEYVKCLESRVAVLEVQNKKLIEELETLKDIYSPKTD, encoded by the exons ATGTGGTGGCATCAGCACAGTCTATGTTTCAGGCATCCTGTAGAAGAGGATTATTCTTCAGGGGATCAGGAAGAAAAG GTAGCAACAATTGCAGAGACAGATGAGTCTGCAGAATCAGAAAGTGTAATTGATTTTCATAAACACAGAGAAATCCTTTCACGAAGACCCTCTTACAG aaaaatactgaATGAACTTTCCTCTGATGTGCCTGGTGTTCCCaagattgaagaagaaaaatccgAGGAAGAAGGAACGTCACCTAATATCGCTGCTATGGCAGTGCCGACTAGCATATATCAGACTAGCACGGGGCAATACA CCACCACTGGTGACATGCCGACTTACCAGATCCGAGCTCCAACTACTGCTTTGCCACAGGGAGTAGTGATGGCTGCCTCGCCGGGAAGCCTGCACAGTCCCCAGCAACTAGCAGAGGAAGCAACACGCAAACGAGAGCTGAGGCTAATGAAAAATAG GGAAGCTGCTAAAGAATGTCGACGTCGAAAGAAAGAATATGTCAAATGTCTGGAGAGTCGAGTTGCAGTGCTGGAAGTTCAGAACAAGAAGCTCATAGAGGAACTGGAAACCTTGAAAGACATTTACTCTCCTAAAACAGATTAG
- the CREM gene encoding cAMP-responsive element modulator isoform X18 — protein sequence MPTYQIRAPTTALPQGVVMAASPGSLHSPQQLAEEATRKRELRLMKNREAARECRRKKKEYVKCLENRVAVLENQNKTLIEELKALKDLYCRKAE from the exons ATGCCGACTTACCAGATCCGAGCTCCAACTACTGCTTTGCCACAGGGAGTAGTGATGGCTGCCTCGCCGGGAAGCCTGCACAGTCCCCAGCAACTAGCAGAGGAAGCAACACGCAAACGAGAGCTGAGGCTAATGAAAAATAG GGAAGCTGCCCGGGAGTGtcgcaggaagaagaaagaatatgtCAAATGTCTTGAAAACCGTGTGGCTGTGCTTGAAAACCAGAACAAGACTCTCATTGAGGAACTCAAGGCCCTCAAAGATCTTTACTGCCGTAAAGCAGAGTGA
- the CREM gene encoding cAMP-responsive element modulator isoform X9: MAVPTSIYQTSTGQYIAIAQGEAIQISNPGSDGVQGLQALTMTNSGAPPPGATIVQYATQSADGTQQFFVPGSQVVVQDEETELAPSHMAATTGDMPTYQIRAPTTALPQGVVMAASPGSLHSPQQLAEEATRKRELRLMKNREAAKECRRRKKEYVKCLESRVAVLEVQNKKLIEELETLKDIYSPKTD, from the exons ATGGCAGTGCCGACTAGCATATATCAGACTAGCACGGGGCAATACA tTGCTATAGCCCAAGGTGAAGCAATCCAGATTTCTAACCCAGGATCTGATGGTGTTCAGGGACTGCAGGCATTAACAATGACAAATTCAGGAGCTCCTCCGCCAGGTGCTACAATTGTACAGTACGCAACACAGTCAGCAGATGGCACACAGCAGTTCTTTGTCCCAGGCAGCCAGGTGGTGGTTCAAG atgaggaaactgaacttgccccaagtcacatGGCTG CCACCACTGGTGACATGCCGACTTACCAGATCCGAGCTCCAACTACTGCTTTGCCACAGGGAGTAGTGATGGCTGCCTCGCCGGGAAGCCTGCACAGTCCCCAGCAACTAGCAGAGGAAGCAACACGCAAACGAGAGCTGAGGCTAATGAAAAATAG GGAAGCTGCTAAAGAATGTCGACGTCGAAAGAAAGAATATGTCAAATGTCTGGAGAGTCGAGTTGCAGTGCTGGAAGTTCAGAACAAGAAGCTCATAGAGGAACTGGAAACCTTGAAAGACATTTACTCTCCTAAAACAGATTAG
- the CREM gene encoding cAMP-responsive element modulator isoform X14, with the protein MQKPIMAVTGDETDEETELAPSHMAATTGDMPTYQIRAPTTALPQGVVMAASPGSLHSPQQLAEEATRKRELRLMKNREAAKECRRRKKEYVKCLESRVAVLEVQNKKLIEELETLKDIYSPKTD; encoded by the exons ATGCAGAAGCCCATCATGGCTGTAACTGGAGACGAAACAG atgaggaaactgaacttgccccaagtcacatGGCTG CCACCACTGGTGACATGCCGACTTACCAGATCCGAGCTCCAACTACTGCTTTGCCACAGGGAGTAGTGATGGCTGCCTCGCCGGGAAGCCTGCACAGTCCCCAGCAACTAGCAGAGGAAGCAACACGCAAACGAGAGCTGAGGCTAATGAAAAATAG GGAAGCTGCTAAAGAATGTCGACGTCGAAAGAAAGAATATGTCAAATGTCTGGAGAGTCGAGTTGCAGTGCTGGAAGTTCAGAACAAGAAGCTCATAGAGGAACTGGAAACCTTGAAAGACATTTACTCTCCTAAAACAGATTAG
- the CREM gene encoding cAMP-responsive element modulator isoform X15 has product MQKPIMAVTGDETATTGDMPTYQIRAPTTALPQGVVMAASPGSLHSPQQLAEEATRKRELRLMKNREAAKECRRRKKEYVKCLESRVAVLEVQNKKLIEELETLKDIYSPKTD; this is encoded by the exons ATGCAGAAGCCCATCATGGCTGTAACTGGAGACGAAACAG CCACCACTGGTGACATGCCGACTTACCAGATCCGAGCTCCAACTACTGCTTTGCCACAGGGAGTAGTGATGGCTGCCTCGCCGGGAAGCCTGCACAGTCCCCAGCAACTAGCAGAGGAAGCAACACGCAAACGAGAGCTGAGGCTAATGAAAAATAG GGAAGCTGCTAAAGAATGTCGACGTCGAAAGAAAGAATATGTCAAATGTCTGGAGAGTCGAGTTGCAGTGCTGGAAGTTCAGAACAAGAAGCTCATAGAGGAACTGGAAACCTTGAAAGACATTTACTCTCCTAAAACAGATTAG
- the CREM gene encoding cAMP-responsive element modulator isoform X3, with protein sequence MVSVAGSGTGRGSPAVTLVQLPSGQTVHVQGVFQTPQPSVIQSPQLQTVQVATIAETDESAESESVIDFHKHREILSRRPSYRKILNELSSDVPGVPKIEEEKSEEEGTSPNIAAMAVPTSIYQTSTGQYIAIAQGEAIQISNPGSDGVQGLQALTMTNSGAPPPGATIVQYATQSADGTQQFFVPGSQVVVQDEETELAPSHMAATTGDMPTYQIRAPTTALPQGVVMAASPGSLHSPQQLAEEATRKRELRLMKNREAAKECRRRKKEYVKCLESRVAVLEVQNKKLIEELETLKDIYSPKTD encoded by the exons ATG GTTTCTGTAGCTGGGTCAGGCACCGGAAGAGGCTCCCCAGCTGTAACTCTAGTACAGTTACCTTCAGGCCAAACTGTACATGTCCAGGGAGTATTTCAGACACCACAGCCATCGGTTATTCAGTCACCACAATTACAGACTGTTCAG GTAGCAACAATTGCAGAGACAGATGAGTCTGCAGAATCAGAAAGTGTAATTGATTTTCATAAACACAGAGAAATCCTTTCACGAAGACCCTCTTACAG aaaaatactgaATGAACTTTCCTCTGATGTGCCTGGTGTTCCCaagattgaagaagaaaaatccgAGGAAGAAGGAACGTCACCTAATATCGCTGCTATGGCAGTGCCGACTAGCATATATCAGACTAGCACGGGGCAATACA tTGCTATAGCCCAAGGTGAAGCAATCCAGATTTCTAACCCAGGATCTGATGGTGTTCAGGGACTGCAGGCATTAACAATGACAAATTCAGGAGCTCCTCCGCCAGGTGCTACAATTGTACAGTACGCAACACAGTCAGCAGATGGCACACAGCAGTTCTTTGTCCCAGGCAGCCAGGTGGTGGTTCAAG atgaggaaactgaacttgccccaagtcacatGGCTG CCACCACTGGTGACATGCCGACTTACCAGATCCGAGCTCCAACTACTGCTTTGCCACAGGGAGTAGTGATGGCTGCCTCGCCGGGAAGCCTGCACAGTCCCCAGCAACTAGCAGAGGAAGCAACACGCAAACGAGAGCTGAGGCTAATGAAAAATAG GGAAGCTGCTAAAGAATGTCGACGTCGAAAGAAAGAATATGTCAAATGTCTGGAGAGTCGAGTTGCAGTGCTGGAAGTTCAGAACAAGAAGCTCATAGAGGAACTGGAAACCTTGAAAGACATTTACTCTCCTAAAACAGATTAG
- the CREM gene encoding cAMP-responsive element modulator isoform X13, with protein sequence MQKPIMAVTGDETDEETELAPSHMAATTGDMPTYQIRAPTTALPQGVVMAASPGSLHSPQQLAEEATRKRELRLMKNREAARECRRKKKEYVKCLENRVAVLENQNKTLIEELKALKDLYCRKAE encoded by the exons ATGCAGAAGCCCATCATGGCTGTAACTGGAGACGAAACAG atgaggaaactgaacttgccccaagtcacatGGCTG CCACCACTGGTGACATGCCGACTTACCAGATCCGAGCTCCAACTACTGCTTTGCCACAGGGAGTAGTGATGGCTGCCTCGCCGGGAAGCCTGCACAGTCCCCAGCAACTAGCAGAGGAAGCAACACGCAAACGAGAGCTGAGGCTAATGAAAAATAG GGAAGCTGCCCGGGAGTGtcgcaggaagaagaaagaatatgtCAAATGTCTTGAAAACCGTGTGGCTGTGCTTGAAAACCAGAACAAGACTCTCATTGAGGAACTCAAGGCCCTCAAAGATCTTTACTGCCGTAAAGCAGAGTGA
- the CREM gene encoding cAMP-responsive element modulator isoform X7, whose protein sequence is MWWHQHSLCFRHPVEEDYSSGDQEEKVATIAETDESAESESVIDFHKHREILSRRPSYRKILNELSSDVPGVPKIEEEKSEEEGTSPNIAAMAVPTSIYQTSTGQYIAIAQGEAIQISNPGSDGVQGLQALTMTNSGAPPPGATIVQYATQSADGTQQFFVPGSQVVVQATTGDMPTYQIRAPTTALPQGVVMAASPGSLHSPQQLAEEATRKRELRLMKNREAAKECRRRKKEYVKCLESRVAVLEVQNKKLIEELETLKDIYSPKTD, encoded by the exons ATGTGGTGGCATCAGCACAGTCTATGTTTCAGGCATCCTGTAGAAGAGGATTATTCTTCAGGGGATCAGGAAGAAAAG GTAGCAACAATTGCAGAGACAGATGAGTCTGCAGAATCAGAAAGTGTAATTGATTTTCATAAACACAGAGAAATCCTTTCACGAAGACCCTCTTACAG aaaaatactgaATGAACTTTCCTCTGATGTGCCTGGTGTTCCCaagattgaagaagaaaaatccgAGGAAGAAGGAACGTCACCTAATATCGCTGCTATGGCAGTGCCGACTAGCATATATCAGACTAGCACGGGGCAATACA tTGCTATAGCCCAAGGTGAAGCAATCCAGATTTCTAACCCAGGATCTGATGGTGTTCAGGGACTGCAGGCATTAACAATGACAAATTCAGGAGCTCCTCCGCCAGGTGCTACAATTGTACAGTACGCAACACAGTCAGCAGATGGCACACAGCAGTTCTTTGTCCCAGGCAGCCAGGTGGTGGTTCAAG CCACCACTGGTGACATGCCGACTTACCAGATCCGAGCTCCAACTACTGCTTTGCCACAGGGAGTAGTGATGGCTGCCTCGCCGGGAAGCCTGCACAGTCCCCAGCAACTAGCAGAGGAAGCAACACGCAAACGAGAGCTGAGGCTAATGAAAAATAG GGAAGCTGCTAAAGAATGTCGACGTCGAAAGAAAGAATATGTCAAATGTCTGGAGAGTCGAGTTGCAGTGCTGGAAGTTCAGAACAAGAAGCTCATAGAGGAACTGGAAACCTTGAAAGACATTTACTCTCCTAAAACAGATTAG